From a single Lewinella sp. LCG006 genomic region:
- a CDS encoding 3-hydroxyacyl-CoA dehydrogenase NAD-binding domain-containing protein — MISVGIVGSGAMGSGIAQVAATAGHQVLIYDNNPDALKRSSNKLAKIMDRLVGKEKISQAESEAIQGRIQYVDSLFKMADVGLVIEAIVERLEVKKALFEQLEDVLSEGAVLATNTSSLAVTAIAAACRKPGRVLGLHFFNPAPLMALVEVVPAVQTEANVAEECYELMKTWGKVPVMAKDTPGFIVNRVARPFYSEALRIYEEGIADLATIDWAMTEVGGFRMGPFALMDYIGHDVNYKVTETVFAAFYFDPRYKPSFTQQRLVDAGYLGRKSGRGFYHYEEGSELPLPDKDLSKGKAILQRVLVMLINEAADALYLNVASRDAIDLAMTKGVNYPKGLLAWADELTIPYVVEKLDALYHEYHEDRYRCSPLLRRLARDGRTFYEI; from the coding sequence ATGATCAGCGTAGGTATTGTAGGCAGTGGAGCAATGGGTAGTGGTATTGCTCAGGTGGCGGCCACTGCGGGGCATCAAGTTCTGATTTATGATAATAACCCCGATGCGTTGAAACGCTCCAGCAATAAATTGGCCAAAATAATGGATCGCCTTGTCGGGAAGGAAAAGATCAGCCAGGCAGAGTCGGAAGCCATCCAGGGGCGCATTCAGTACGTAGATTCGTTGTTTAAAATGGCGGATGTTGGTCTGGTGATCGAAGCCATTGTAGAAAGATTGGAAGTGAAGAAAGCGCTGTTTGAACAACTGGAAGATGTGCTTTCCGAAGGAGCTGTTTTAGCGACCAATACATCCTCCCTGGCGGTGACAGCGATTGCGGCGGCCTGCCGTAAGCCGGGGCGTGTGCTAGGCTTACACTTTTTCAATCCCGCCCCATTGATGGCTTTGGTCGAAGTCGTACCCGCCGTACAAACGGAGGCCAATGTTGCTGAGGAGTGTTACGAACTGATGAAAACCTGGGGAAAGGTACCCGTTATGGCCAAAGACACACCAGGCTTCATTGTCAACCGGGTAGCCCGTCCTTTTTATAGTGAGGCGCTCCGGATTTACGAAGAAGGTATCGCCGACCTGGCTACCATAGACTGGGCTATGACCGAGGTGGGTGGTTTCCGGATGGGGCCTTTTGCGTTGATGGATTACATTGGTCACGATGTCAATTACAAAGTAACTGAAACTGTTTTTGCTGCCTTCTATTTTGATCCACGTTACAAGCCTAGTTTTACCCAGCAGCGGCTGGTGGATGCAGGCTATTTGGGGCGTAAATCAGGGCGCGGTTTTTACCATTATGAAGAAGGGAGCGAACTCCCGTTACCAGATAAGGACCTGAGCAAAGGCAAAGCCATCCTACAGCGGGTACTGGTGATGTTGATCAACGAAGCAGCTGATGCTTTGTATCTAAACGTCGCTAGCCGAGATGCCATAGATCTGGCCATGACCAAAGGTGTTAACTACCCCAAAGGATTATTGGCATGGGCAGATGAATTAACCATCCCCTACGTGGTAGAAAAACTCGATGCACTTTACCATGAGTATCACGAAGATCGGTACCGTTGTAGTCCACTTTTGCGGCGACTCGCTCGTGATGGCCGCACATTTTATGAGATTTAA
- a CDS encoding DUF4197 domain-containing protein, translating to MFKQIIFILALFSLTACDTTNLNSVLGTVLGENALTSTEIGNGLKEALEIGISKGAERLSRENGYFQSPYKILLPEEARKVTDRLQNVPGFSNLEQNVLEKINRGAEDAASKAKPIFVNAIKSMTINDALGILKGDKDAATVYLKRVTYQQLYNEFNPVIVASLDKFNARDYWSSAVNTYNKIPLVNDQVDPDLDDYVTNKALDGLFAQVAKEELDIRNNIAARTTDLLRRVFAAQD from the coding sequence ATGTTTAAGCAAATAATCTTTATCCTGGCCCTGTTTTCGCTAACAGCCTGTGATACCACCAACCTCAATAGTGTGTTGGGTACTGTTTTGGGCGAAAACGCCCTTACTTCTACCGAAATAGGCAATGGCCTTAAAGAAGCCCTCGAAATTGGGATCAGCAAAGGTGCCGAGCGCCTTTCTCGTGAAAACGGTTACTTCCAAAGCCCGTATAAGATTTTACTTCCTGAGGAAGCCCGTAAAGTGACTGATCGCCTGCAAAATGTCCCTGGCTTCTCCAATCTGGAGCAAAATGTGCTGGAAAAAATCAACAGAGGAGCGGAAGATGCGGCATCCAAAGCCAAGCCTATTTTTGTGAATGCCATCAAATCCATGACCATCAACGATGCCCTTGGAATCCTCAAAGGGGATAAAGATGCTGCCACTGTTTATTTGAAGCGTGTTACTTATCAGCAGCTTTACAATGAATTCAATCCCGTTATCGTAGCTTCCCTCGACAAATTCAACGCTAGAGATTATTGGAGCAGCGCGGTGAATACCTACAACAAAATTCCGTTGGTAAACGACCAGGTTGATCCAGACTTGGATGATTACGTCACCAACAAGGCCTTGGATGGCCTTTTTGCGCAGGTCGCCAAAGAGGAATTGGATATTCGTAATAACATTGCCGCCCGTACCACCGATCTCTTGCGCAGAGTTTTTGCTGCACAAGATTAA
- the folB gene encoding dihydroneopterin aldolase produces MAVIGLEGMRFNGPHGFYPEEEVLGNDFLIDIYVDVNTRRAAMHDDLGSTVNYETVYLMVQSEMKKSAQLIETLADRIIARISEFYDNLKGIRLIIRKLNPPLSGQVAAAYIEVKTGSFSGSSGGGGKMSSLFG; encoded by the coding sequence ATGGCAGTAATCGGATTAGAAGGCATGCGCTTCAATGGCCCCCACGGATTTTACCCCGAAGAAGAAGTACTGGGCAATGATTTTTTGATTGATATCTACGTAGATGTCAACACTCGGCGTGCGGCGATGCACGATGACTTAGGGTCTACGGTCAACTACGAGACGGTTTATCTGATGGTACAATCGGAGATGAAAAAATCTGCCCAACTGATTGAGACCTTGGCCGATCGGATCATTGCCAGGATCAGTGAATTTTATGACAACCTCAAAGGTATTCGCCTGATTATCCGCAAACTTAATCCACCCCTTAGTGGACAAGTGGCCGCTGCTTACATAGAAGTAAAAACGGGCAGTTTTTCCGGCAGCAGCGGTGGCGGAGGTAAAATGAGCTCCTTATTTGGATAA
- a CDS encoding TonB-dependent receptor — MKQNHLLIFVKNALNKRLGLLLVLATFSGLSLMAADDHTMAEPLKEISGQVTDGATGEPIIGATVQAKGTAQGTVTDYDGNYALSVNDDVTVLIVSYIGYQTMEVAIDGRNKVNVELSEGVTLGEVQVVGSRSFRRSATDSPVAVDVIDVADISASTGRVAINEILQYAAPSFNATKQSGSDGADHIDPASLRGLGPDQTLVLVNGKRRHQSSLVNVFGTRGRGNSGTDLNAIPASAIKRIEILRDGASAQYGSDAIAGVINIVLKDKTDGISGGITYGAYSTAVGEGYEEEYGDALFNVNGTNRALDPDGDASFDGNTTQVGLNYGVALGEDGGFANFTAEYLSKDRTLRPGFSWRKGYGSAAIDGFNFMVNMAMPLGENTEFYAFGGRNYRDTDAFAFSRSSFADGDNRAVPSLYPNGFTPRITSIITDASASAGIRHKMDNGWMVDFNNTYGKNDFHYFIKDSNNASLGAASPTDFDAGGHNLSINTTGLDFSKYNEDILSGVNFAFGLEYRTENFTIFAGEESSYALYDTLGVAITNPAVQVPAVDSNGDGLPGGSQGFPGYSPANVVDRNRSNLGAYFDVEANITDAFLLAGALRYETYSDFGETFNYKLAGRYKISDGFSLRGSVSSGFRAPSLAQIHYNLIFNNIVAGRSVPTLLASNTSTVTKAFGIGQLQEETALNTSVGFTFTSGGLTATVDAYSISVDDRIILTDNFDATAFNVGADAAQFFANGVDTKTSGVDVVLNYKKFLANGENSVRFGVAANFNKLEIESINNGNLNEFTFFGPFSQAYLEAAAPDYKIGVNLGYNTPKFDAQLAITQFSEVILQDFQWVDSPATNQAEADALYKVATDVYEAAMTLDLSLSYQLSSNFRLTLGANNLLNTYPTPQFDGWTDQGGFNDSVQMGSDGAFFFARLGVNF, encoded by the coding sequence ATGAAACAGAACCACTTACTAATTTTTGTGAAAAACGCATTAAATAAGCGTTTGGGCTTACTCTTGGTATTGGCCACGTTTAGTGGACTTTCCTTAATGGCAGCGGATGATCATACAATGGCCGAGCCTCTCAAAGAAATCTCCGGGCAGGTTACAGATGGAGCCACCGGCGAGCCGATTATTGGAGCTACCGTTCAAGCCAAGGGTACTGCTCAAGGTACCGTGACGGATTACGATGGCAATTACGCTTTGTCGGTCAATGATGACGTAACCGTACTCATTGTTTCTTACATCGGATATCAGACGATGGAAGTTGCCATTGATGGTCGGAATAAAGTCAATGTAGAACTCAGCGAAGGGGTGACCTTAGGTGAAGTTCAAGTTGTTGGTTCACGTAGCTTCCGGCGTTCAGCCACGGATTCTCCGGTGGCAGTCGATGTGATCGATGTTGCTGATATCTCGGCATCTACCGGCCGGGTTGCTATCAATGAAATCCTGCAATACGCGGCCCCTTCTTTCAATGCTACCAAGCAGTCGGGCTCTGACGGTGCCGACCACATTGATCCTGCCTCGTTACGCGGTTTAGGGCCAGACCAAACATTGGTATTGGTGAACGGTAAACGCCGCCACCAATCGTCATTGGTCAATGTATTTGGTACCAGAGGTAGAGGTAATAGTGGTACTGACCTGAACGCTATTCCCGCTTCTGCGATTAAGCGTATCGAAATTTTACGTGATGGTGCATCAGCGCAGTATGGTTCTGATGCCATCGCTGGAGTTATCAATATTGTCCTAAAAGACAAAACGGATGGCATTTCTGGTGGCATTACCTACGGTGCGTATAGCACGGCAGTTGGAGAAGGTTACGAAGAAGAATATGGTGATGCACTATTTAATGTCAATGGAACGAATCGGGCATTAGATCCTGATGGTGATGCCAGCTTTGATGGCAATACAACCCAGGTAGGGCTCAATTATGGTGTTGCACTGGGTGAGGACGGTGGTTTCGCCAATTTTACGGCGGAATATTTATCAAAAGATCGTACCCTACGTCCTGGTTTTTCCTGGCGTAAAGGTTACGGCAGTGCTGCTATTGATGGATTCAATTTTATGGTAAACATGGCGATGCCCCTTGGTGAAAACACCGAGTTTTATGCCTTCGGAGGCCGAAATTATCGCGATACCGATGCTTTTGCTTTCTCACGCAGCAGTTTTGCTGATGGCGATAATCGTGCTGTTCCCAGCCTATATCCCAATGGCTTTACGCCCCGGATTACTTCCATTATTACAGACGCTTCTGCTTCCGCAGGGATTCGCCACAAAATGGATAATGGTTGGATGGTAGACTTCAACAATACTTATGGTAAAAACGATTTCCATTACTTTATTAAAGATTCCAACAATGCTTCTTTAGGGGCTGCTTCTCCTACTGATTTTGATGCTGGTGGCCATAATTTATCTATCAATACCACCGGCCTGGACTTTAGCAAGTACAACGAAGACATCCTGTCAGGGGTGAACTTCGCCTTTGGTTTGGAATACCGCACCGAAAACTTCACCATTTTCGCTGGCGAAGAATCTTCGTATGCCTTGTATGATACGCTAGGAGTAGCGATTACCAACCCTGCTGTTCAAGTTCCTGCTGTTGATAGCAATGGAGATGGATTGCCAGGAGGATCACAGGGTTTTCCTGGTTATAGCCCTGCCAATGTAGTAGATCGTAACCGCAGTAATTTAGGTGCCTACTTTGATGTAGAAGCCAATATTACCGATGCCTTTTTGTTAGCGGGTGCTTTGCGTTACGAGACTTATAGCGATTTTGGCGAAACGTTCAACTACAAGTTGGCGGGCCGCTACAAGATCAGTGATGGTTTCTCTTTGCGTGGATCGGTTTCTTCTGGATTCCGGGCACCTTCCCTGGCGCAGATTCATTACAATCTGATCTTCAATAACATTGTTGCAGGACGCTCGGTACCTACCTTGTTGGCCAGCAATACCAGCACGGTGACAAAAGCCTTCGGTATCGGACAATTACAGGAAGAAACAGCACTGAATACCAGCGTTGGCTTTACCTTCACTTCTGGAGGCCTGACGGCAACGGTTGACGCTTATTCTATTTCTGTTGATGATCGTATCATTCTGACCGATAACTTTGATGCAACCGCTTTCAATGTAGGTGCAGATGCTGCTCAGTTTTTTGCCAACGGTGTAGATACCAAAACGAGTGGTGTAGATGTTGTGCTAAACTATAAGAAGTTTCTGGCAAACGGGGAGAACAGTGTACGCTTTGGCGTGGCAGCCAACTTTAATAAGCTGGAAATCGAAAGTATCAACAATGGTAATCTGAACGAATTCACCTTCTTCGGTCCTTTCTCTCAGGCTTACCTGGAAGCTGCTGCACCGGATTATAAAATTGGTGTGAATTTGGGTTACAATACCCCTAAGTTTGACGCTCAGTTGGCCATTACTCAATTCAGTGAAGTGATCCTCCAGGATTTTCAGTGGGTAGATTCTCCCGCTACCAATCAAGCGGAAGCGGATGCCCTATACAAGGTAGCTACAGATGTCTACGAAGCAGCGATGACGCTTGATTTGAGCCTCAGCTACCAGTTGTCTAGCAATTTCCGACTGACCCTTGGTGCCAATAACCTCTTGAATACCTATCCTACCCCACAATTTGATGGTTGGACCGATCAGGGAGGTTTCAATGATTCGGTTCAAATGGGATCGGATGGCGCGTTTTTCTTTGCGCGTTTGGGTGTAAACTTTTAA
- a CDS encoding aryl-sulfate sulfotransferase, producing MFLLLIGYAQPTVGLLHNSEKAFPSYTLFSNNEASYLIDNCGLIVNQWQSAYRPGRALFLLENGDLLRSAEQDGSFQISGRGGGFELFNWEGELLWSYEINDANRQAHHDFCVLPNGHFLALVWEKRTAEQAQLQGSDRQIDLWTEAVYEIKILPNNQAEIVWQWQLWDHLVQDYDANAANFGVVSDFPQRVDLNYRAEGTMAEANWVHLNAIDYHPELDQIILSSRLFSEVWVIDHSTTTQEARQSKGGRYGQGGDLLYRYGNPATYQGTGASVFKAQHDAQWLHPQAGNAAMIVFNNEEGEDQSAIKIWQPPYLSDGRYAKDADGQFVSSSAMVAFEAPWFYSPYMSSVQQLPDEHLFICSGADGHFFEINGEKEIVWEYLNPVNPNGGPAVQGSTVRFNQTFAARKYALDDPAFRGRDMSGLLPVEINPLPSDCFAPQPYTPNEPLNLMLSHNPIMEGVEVTSNREEESVLRCFDGLGQLLFTSVINASGRSLDFSKYPPGIYLLQLENARGEVAVRRLVKI from the coding sequence ATGTTTTTACTACTGATAGGTTACGCACAACCTACGGTAGGTTTGCTGCATAATTCTGAGAAAGCTTTCCCTTCGTATACCCTTTTTAGCAATAATGAAGCCTCTTATCTGATTGACAATTGTGGTTTGATTGTTAATCAGTGGCAAAGTGCGTATCGTCCTGGCCGGGCGCTTTTCTTGTTGGAAAATGGCGATTTATTACGCAGTGCAGAACAAGACGGGAGCTTTCAAATCAGTGGAAGGGGCGGTGGTTTTGAACTGTTCAACTGGGAGGGCGAATTGTTATGGTCTTACGAAATAAATGATGCAAACCGACAAGCGCACCACGATTTTTGTGTTTTACCCAATGGTCATTTTTTGGCGCTCGTTTGGGAAAAACGCACGGCGGAACAAGCACAGTTGCAGGGAAGCGATCGCCAGATAGATTTATGGACCGAGGCCGTTTACGAAATAAAAATCTTGCCAAACAACCAGGCAGAAATTGTCTGGCAGTGGCAATTGTGGGACCATCTGGTGCAGGATTATGACGCGAACGCAGCCAACTTTGGAGTCGTTTCAGACTTTCCTCAACGCGTCGACCTCAATTATCGAGCGGAGGGCACAATGGCCGAGGCCAACTGGGTACACCTCAATGCTATTGATTATCATCCTGAGCTGGATCAAATAATCCTAAGCTCGCGGTTATTTAGCGAAGTGTGGGTGATCGATCATAGTACCACTACGCAAGAAGCTCGTCAATCAAAAGGCGGGCGATACGGGCAGGGTGGAGATTTACTATATCGGTATGGCAATCCTGCGACTTATCAAGGAACAGGGGCAAGCGTATTTAAAGCCCAGCACGATGCTCAATGGCTGCACCCTCAAGCTGGAAATGCTGCCATGATAGTGTTCAATAATGAAGAAGGGGAAGACCAATCGGCGATCAAAATATGGCAGCCCCCCTACCTTTCAGATGGTAGGTATGCCAAAGATGCAGATGGTCAATTTGTGAGCTCCTCGGCAATGGTTGCTTTCGAAGCACCCTGGTTTTATTCTCCATATATGTCCAGTGTGCAACAATTGCCTGATGAGCACTTGTTTATCTGTTCGGGTGCCGATGGTCATTTTTTTGAGATCAACGGGGAAAAAGAAATTGTTTGGGAGTACCTCAATCCCGTCAATCCCAATGGTGGGCCAGCTGTTCAAGGGAGCACCGTTCGCTTCAATCAAACCTTTGCCGCACGCAAGTATGCTTTAGATGATCCAGCTTTTCGTGGGAGAGATATGTCTGGTCTACTTCCTGTAGAAATCAACCCCTTACCTTCTGATTGTTTTGCACCACAGCCTTATACGCCCAATGAACCGCTGAACTTGATGCTCAGCCACAATCCCATAATGGAAGGCGTAGAGGTCACGAGCAATCGCGAAGAAGAGTCGGTACTCCGTTGTTTTGATGGATTGGGGCAACTATTGTTCACCAGCGTGATAAATGCAAGTGGACGCAGTCTGGATTTTTCCAAGTATCCACCAGGGATCTACTTGTTACAGCTTGAAAATGCTCGGGGAGAGGTGGCCGTGAGGAGGTTGGTGAAAATATAA
- a CDS encoding T9SS type A sorting domain-containing protein codes for MKKGILLGLSLSFCLLFGLQAQEVPRTIIVEHFTNSRCGICASRNPGFYSNLNSQEGILHLAIHPSSPYSSCIFSQANPGENDARTNYYGVYGGTPRLVIQGNVISSGTNYGNASIFEPYQNQTTPVSLDIRQTKEDGEIIVTVTITAEANNDLGTAQLFLAAAEKEVMYNAPNGENVHHDVFRRTFNGEPTGVSVDIPATAGESTTVTGSLMANEDWVYEQLFTVAILQHTDTKAVIQAAAADPSENEPLVSISEVNTLAAQIFPNPVQDRLQIKLANDKKATFLLFNSQGQVLQSGTFQGQTQVEMAAYPSGLYWLEVQNTEGKAVSKILK; via the coding sequence ATGAAAAAAGGAATACTATTGGGCCTAAGCCTAAGTTTTTGTCTACTCTTTGGCTTACAGGCTCAGGAAGTACCACGTACGATTATTGTAGAACACTTCACTAACTCCCGCTGTGGCATTTGTGCGAGTCGCAACCCGGGGTTCTACAGTAACCTCAACAGCCAGGAAGGAATATTGCACCTGGCCATCCACCCCAGCTCGCCTTACAGCAGTTGTATCTTTAGCCAGGCCAACCCTGGTGAAAATGACGCTCGGACCAATTACTACGGTGTCTACGGTGGCACCCCACGCCTGGTGATCCAGGGCAATGTTATATCATCCGGCACCAATTACGGCAACGCCTCCATTTTTGAGCCTTACCAAAACCAGACGACACCCGTCAGTTTGGATATTCGCCAGACCAAAGAAGATGGTGAAATCATCGTGACGGTTACCATCACTGCCGAAGCGAATAATGACTTGGGGACAGCACAATTGTTTTTGGCTGCTGCCGAAAAAGAGGTGATGTATAATGCTCCTAATGGCGAGAATGTGCACCACGATGTCTTCCGTCGTACCTTCAACGGAGAACCTACCGGGGTGAGTGTTGACATTCCTGCTACCGCTGGTGAATCAACTACTGTTACAGGTAGCCTTATGGCAAACGAAGATTGGGTCTACGAACAGCTTTTTACCGTGGCTATTCTTCAGCATACCGACACCAAGGCAGTCATTCAAGCTGCAGCGGCTGACCCCTCCGAAAACGAGCCCCTGGTGAGTATTTCTGAAGTGAATACCCTCGCCGCTCAGATCTTCCCCAACCCTGTTCAGGATCGCTTACAGATAAAATTGGCAAATGATAAGAAGGCTACTTTCCTCTTATTCAATAGCCAGGGCCAGGTACTACAAAGTGGCACGTTTCAAGGACAAACACAAGTAGAGATGGCGGCTTACCCAAGTGGTCTTTACTGGCTGGAAGTACAAAATACGGAAGGGAAAGCGGTTAGTAAGATTCTGAAATAA